The Salvelinus sp. IW2-2015 unplaced genomic scaffold, ASM291031v2 Un_scaffold1980, whole genome shotgun sequence genome includes the window acccccgtgcttcacggttgggatggtgttcttcggcttgcaagctccccctttcctccaaacataacattggacattatgaccaaacagttctattgtgttcatcagatcagaggacatttctccaaaaagtacgatcttgtccccatgtgcagttgcaaaccgtttctggcttttatggcggttggagcagtggcttcttccttgctgagcggcctttcaggtgtgtcgatataggactcgtttttactgtggatatagatacttttgtacctgtttcctccagcatcttcacaaggtccattgctgttgttctgggattgatttgcacttttcacaccaaagtacgttcatctctaggagacagaacccatctccttcctgagcggtatgacggctgtgtggtcccatggtgtgttatacttgcgtactattgtttgtacagatgaacgtggtaccttcaggcgtttggaaattgctcccaaggatgaaccagacttgtggaggtctacacattttttctgagtcttggctgatttcttttgattttcccatgatgtcaagcaaagaagcactgagtatgaaggtagaccttgaaatacatcaacaggtacacctccaattgactcaaatgatgtcaattagcctatcgtaagcttctaaagccatgacatttttctggaattttccaagctgtgtaaaggcacagtcaacttagtgtagtaaacttctgacccactggaattgtgatacaatgaaataatcgagtaaacaattgttggaaaaattacttgtgtcatgcacaaagtagatgtccaaccgacttgccaaaaactatagtttcttaacaagacatttgtggagtgattgaaatgagttttaatgactccaatctgtctatgtaaacttccgacttaactgatatagtatatatattttttgtatgcatctcccgtttggcatgtctgttgtgatgcggttcacagcagcactgatggatgtttgacatgacaactgaGTTTTAAATTACCCTTACACCCTTTTTTTTATGTtagctgaagacctagctagccagtaacagctaacaccagacacagatgaagacctatactagccagtaactagctaacaccagacacagatgaagacctagctagccagtaactagctaacaccagacacagatgaagacctaactagccagtaactagctaacaccagacacagatgaagacctagctagccagtaactagctaacaccagacacagatgaaaacttaactagccagtaactagctaacaccagacacagatgaagacctaactagccagtaactagttaacaccagacacagatgaagaacctaactagccagtaactagctaacaccagacacagatgaagacctaactAGCAGTAACTagttaacaccagacacagatgaagacctaactagccagtaactagctaacaccagacaacAGATGAAGACCTAACTAGCCCGTAACTagttaacaccagacacagatgaagacctagctagacagtaactagctaacaccagacacagatgaaaacctagctagccagtaactagctaacaccagacacagatgaagacctagctaaacagtaactagctaacaccagacacagctgAAACCTAgcagccagtaactagctaaccagACACACTGAAGACTAACTacctaactagctaacaccagacacagatgaagacctagctatcCAGTAACTAGTAACACCAGACGCAGATGAAACCTAGCtaccagtaactagctaacaccagacacaagaAGACCTAGCTagacagtaactagctaacaccagacgcagatgaagacctagcatgcccagtaactagctaacaccagacacaatgAAGACCTAACTAGACAGTAATTACctaaacaccagacacagatgaagacctagccagccagtaactagctaacaccagacacagctgAAGACCTAACTAGACAGTAATTACCTAACACCAGACACAATGAAGACCTAGCATCCagaactagctaacaccagacacaggtGAAGACCTAACTACCCAggaactagctaacaccagacacaatgAAGACCTAACAGACAGTAATACCAACACCAGACACAGCGATGAAGACCTAACTACCAGTAACTACTAACACCAGACGCAGATGAAGACCTAGccagccagtaactagctaacaccagacacagtaTGAGACCTAACTACGCAGAACAGCTAACACCAACCACAGATGAAGACCTACAccagccagtaactagctaaccacCAGACACAATGAAGACTtaactagccagtaactagctaacaccagacacagatgaagacctagctagacagtaactagctaacaccagacacagatgaagacctactagacataactagctaacaccagacgcAGATGAAACCTAGCAGCCATAacagctaacaccagacacagcgAAGAACCTAGCTATCCAGTAACTGCTAACACCAGACGCAGATGAAGACCTAGCATTGCCGATGTAAACtaactaacaccagacacagctgAACCTAGccagccagtaactagctaacaccagacacagatgaagacttaactagccagtaactagctaacaccagacacagatgaagacctagctagacagtaactagctaacaccagacacagatgaagacctaactagacagtaactagctaacaccagacacagataaaAGGTGACAAATAAAAGTAtatttgccatagatgaatagggtcaacttttaattatatttgctgacaccctacagtcaaaatttggcaccagtagagtagctatctagctatataaaccacgcccctctgcaaatacgccttctccgatgttggttacaaggaggtacttatttaaattaggtaaaagaatatcatgttaccattggtgtatcaAAATGAGAGTTCATCTCTTTAATAATCTCTTTAATAATcccgcctcctgaatccaagCATTGGACATGGGATCAAACttgatcaatgtagaagcaacatgTTCATACTTTAGCCATCATACTctgatctggtttcatccaaatatcatcacatttcatgaaaaacatgattctgactgttcatgacctttaatCTGTCCGGGAAACTGCCAGATTAAAGGTCATGAACAAGGTCATGAATCAACTAGACTctggtgatgatgatgaaggaATGCTGATGTACATCATTGTGACTGTAAATATGTAGGAGGTGTTAACCCATAACACCCCAGGGAAAGTGTTGTCTCATGATGTTTGCAGTACAGCACCAATACAGTGAGCAAGCTGAAGGCTATATGCCGGCACAAACATGCTAAATTAACCAATAAGAACACAAACATGCTAAATGAACCAATAAGAACACAGGACAGGAGTTGAAAGGGTGTCTCACCAGCTGATGGTGCAGTACAGCACTGACACAATAAGCAGGCTGAAGACCAGGTGCCAGCAGTAACACATAGTGATAAACATCATGTTGTTATGGTCCTTCTGGTCCCACTCTGCACCGCTGGGGGAATACAGGACAAAACCAATCTGGAGGGGGGCAGAGATAAGACGGTTAGAGGATGGAGACTGTTCCAGGGTTTATTATGCTGTAATAGGCTCACCTAGATGGATACAAGCCCCTGCTATGGACGAAAACTGTAAAATCAGGCRGGAaagtatgtatacagtatgtataaagTATGTATACAGAAGCTAATGTAGCATGATGAATTTATTTCCTGAATTTGGCTCTAGCATTTGAACCGTTTTGGATGTAAACTGTTATGATCCCATTCCTGAAAGCTACGACTCTCTGGAATGTGGACGCGCCTTCTGTTCCCCTCTATGATGATCACAGGCTGCGTTAGAAGGGAGTGTCACAAAAAACAACGCAATTAGGCCCCTATAAGAATATAGTTAGCCTTGTCGTAGCCCTTCTAAGGACAGCCATTACACTCCCTATTTAATCTGGctcttgtgactgactgggttcaAACCAggtcacaagactgtgttagccaacTTAGCTAAAGCCCATAGGGATGAGTTCAggaagctaacacaagtcttcaatTCTCCAGCAACGTTACTCATCAAAAGAGTGTGGTTCATCGAATCACCTCAGTTACATTTCACCCCCCTTTGACCTCATACTCAGAGATCAGGGCACCGATATAACTGACTAGGCTTACTGCACAACAACACTTTCTGTGGCAACCAGAAGCAGAAGGATCCATGCATGTGATGagcaaccttgcctgagacctgaagacataTTCGTTTGACTGATGGGGTTCTAACCAATGTTCTCTCTAAGCTCCCCCGGGACTGCCGTGCAGGAGAAATATCAGCTcacgcagagaagcacgagattgaacttcactcaactttctagagttttcccccttWgttaacactatcaacgtgtccctttactgtggcaattgtgattgaatcaatgcaatattagccactttcaatgcaacataccgaaacaaaactaactatgcaagagattttgttgttggcagaatgcatcggagtaggattccaTTGCATTGACAGTCACGACTCAGGCTCGTattctacacagaccggtgcagcATAACcgatcagagctgcagtaggcctatatgcaaatcgaccattgccatatatggctCGGTGCCATTCATtgtgaactggactgtgtttacagcatgagtggtcatgagtagatgtgcttgttttgagttCAAAGCCAGAGCTGCTTGTAGCcgtgtgtgtacatttgttcatatcctttgctagttagtgagttactaGCCCAGTTATTGATAATTTgaagtcagcaatgggggagtgattacctcctacaagagcacaaaacgtgtacatttctagccaCCTTTGAAAAgctagtcaggtaaagagctttttttgtcttaaaggagcagtgttgtattttgagacaagGTTGAATaaactaagtagccaataggcagaggttcgcataatttgtctgattgtctgtaataatggtatgggaataataatgcattttattttgtaaagtggtttctctTTCAACACAACAACATTGTCAGTCACCTCCTTATCTGAACGTCAAGTGGattaacaggttaatgtcaagccctgcatgttattttcaaaagtctcatggaatgtagccctacattgaacaccacacattggctgctactgtaggctgaatgatagaacagctatttccatgttaaagtgttatgggatgcattttatcCATTGTTTCTGATGGTagaccactctggtaggcctacattatgatcaaatagccacagtagcctacttgaccKCTGTCTGAAACTGTAACTAAAAGCAggcacagcctcagtgttcacagtaaaactgtaacttaaagcaggtacagcctcagtgttcacagtaaaactgtaacttaaagcgggtacagcctcagtgttcacagtaaaattGTAACtaaaagcgggtacagcctcagtgttcacagtaaaattGTAACtaaaagcgggtacagcctcagtgttcacagtaaaactgtaactaaaAGCggatacagcctcagtgttcacagtaaaactgtaactaaaAGCggatacagcctcagtgttcacagtaaaactgtaactaaaAGAGGTAAGGAAGCCGCTCAGGAAGGGGGCGCGGCTCTGTTGCATCCTGCAGTGTGGTGttcttttatgtttttaatttgtataCTTAGTTTACAAACAATCTGCCAACCATGGATTCACAGTGGTGGGGTGTTGGactgaagagtagctgctgccttggcaggaagtaAWMgggatccataataaaccccaggaagagtagctgctgccttgacaggaactaatggggatccataataaaccccaggaagagtagctgctgccttggcaggaactaatggggatccataataaaccccaggaagagtagctgctgccttggcaggaactaatggtgatccataataaaccccaggaagagtagctgctgccttggcagaactaatggggatccatattaaATCCAATTCGCCATTTAGTGGAAGCAGGCCTATCTACAaaactattcatcccccttggcgtttttcctattatgTTGCATTACAACCCGTTTTTTCaggatgtaaggcaacaaaataggaaaaatgccaagggggtgaatactttcgcaagccactgtagggtTAGTGGAAGTAACCCTATCTACCCAGGTTGAGTGGCAGTAGGCCTATCTACCCAGGTTGAGTGGAAGTAGGCCTATCTACCCAGGTTGAGTGGAAGTAACCCTATCTACCGCCGCCCCCTTAGGGAGGTCAGGAGACGATGACTGACCTCAGAACCAGCTCCCTAACCCGCCCCCCCAGACGATGACTGAACCTGCCAGAACCAGCTCCCTAACCTACCCCCCCCGACAATGACTGACCTGCCAGAACCagctctaaccccccccccccccagaacaagACTGACCTGCCAGAACCAGCTCCCCTGCAGGATGGTGAGTGATGCTCTCAGAAGCTCCAGCAGAATGTTTCCTCGGTGGAACACCTCCAGAAAGGACACCATGGCCTCtccaaacacacagaacagcagCAGCTGGTGAACATGGACATCTAGCATGGCTCTGCCGTGGAGGTGGTACAGGAACAAGAACCCTGGGAAACACAGAATAAACACCAGTAGGAGCGCCGGTCCACGCATTACAGCCCCATTGACTTGAATAGAGATGTCCAATCTAGTGGTGATTCCATTTCTATGGCTGTAACACTGCATgtgagctagctaactaattaCCAAAGCCTATTACCTCAGGACAACATCTCCCCTGCCTGCCCAGACCTCTTACCTTCTATGAAGAAGGCGATGGCCAGCATTAGTCTGTCGAGGGCCAGTGGAGCAGCATCGGTGGTGTGTACAATCAGAGACATGGCTCCAGCCAAGCAAAAGAAGAGATACATGGTGGAGTGCTGCCAGTTATGGAGTCTGTCCCAGTGATGCTCGCTGTAGTCGTACAGGTGCAGCCGTGGCCCGTCTGCTACAAACTGCTCCGCCAGCATCCCTGAAAAACACAACGTCAGGATTCTCTGAAACGTCCCAGAGAAAAGATTCTTGGCCTATTAGAAATGTCTAATTTATGGCAGAGGGAAACTTCTAATCATAGTCTCCCTCTGCCATAAATTACCATTAACAGTCCAGCAACAATGTCTCGTCCTAAAATTATAATTTCAAAACATCCTAACACTTCCAGTTTGTCTGATCATCCCCAGTCTGTTGTTTAACTACAGACAGTACCAGCTAGTATATGGtgaattttcaaaactcttagTACAAAGCTCCAAACTGGTAACACTCGTAAAGCAGCCAGACAGCACATTCAAAACctttcattgtgcattcattttgtttgtagaaatctttcaccacacaaccattgatccaaaatCTTTACTGTGaaacattggtttaatcaccaaaacacaacataacgaTATCTTctcaatgtagttattttaacaacCAGTTCATCCAATAGCAAAACATGTAAGCTGCTGTCAAGCCGCTCCCCCTCTCCAGCACTCAACGTCACTGGTCTACTAACCACTCATCATTAcccacacctggacttcatcatcaccttgattaccttccctttatTAGCCTtcagtagcctcagtcatcaggcatTATTGGTTTGTTTTCATTCACGTTCTGTACTCTTctcatgtttttttaatctgcATTCTTCATTATTAAACTCACTTTCTYCATCTGCTTCCTGACTCACGGCGTATACGTGACAGAATACTGCCTCACGAATTATGGAAGCAGCAGAAGATAAAGACATCTCCCAGACGGTCGGTGAACAGGGACACCTACTCTGTCAACATCCCGATCATCTGGCGCAA containing:
- the tmem45a gene encoding transmembrane protein 45A, yielding MGSFKGHALPGSFFLIAGLWWAGKYSLWYATLRNKSLGSTSTRLASRSTQRRLEVIEGSVTLFFSVVGMLAEQFVADGPRLHLYDYSEHHWDRLHNWQHSTMYLFFCLAGAMSLIVHTTDAAPLALDRLMLAIAFFIEGFLFLYHLHGRAMLDVHVHQLLLFCVFGEAMVSFLEVFHRGNILLELLRASLTILQGSWFWQIGFVLYSPSGAEWDQKDHNNMMFITMCYCWHLVFSLLIVSVLYCTISCVVRSRLKRTPPMEMGLLKPRERQQESEDEIL